Below is a genomic region from Deltaproteobacteria bacterium.
TCCCCTCTCGTGATTTTAGCAGAAGGCCTTCTCCCTTCTTCTCAAGCGAATAGGGAGAATGTGGATTCGACGTGACAGTAACGTGGGTGTTCTCAGGGAGGATCAGAATAAAATCTTCAGGAAAATCGTGAGGCGGATTTAAACCGCGGAGAAGAAGATCGAGTTTGAGGATTCCCACATTCATGGGATTATTTTATTTACCTCCCGCAATCGCAGGGACAATTGAAATCTCATCACCATCCTTGACGGCTGTCGTCTCCCCTTTCAGGAAGCGGATATCTTCATTGTTAACATAAAAATTGATAAACCGTCGCAGAGATCCTTTTTCGTCGTAGAGGCGTTCTTTGAGGCCAGGAAACTGGCGCTCCAAGTCAGCCAAGATCTCTTTGACGGAAGACCCTTTGGCCGAGACCTCCGATTGATTTTTCGTGATTTTTTGAAGTGGGGTTGGAATTCTGATTTTGATAGACATACTAGCCTCCTTTACTTCTGCTTCTTAATAACTCACCCCCAACCCCTCTCTTACCCCTCGACTTCGCTCGGGGCAGGCATTAAGAGGGGGAGGGGATAGAGCTATGAGACCTTGTTTAGGACAAATTCCTTTTTCTTGTCATCCCAATAATATTCATTCGCCTCTTTAAATTTCCCATCCCAGATCGAAATCACAATATAAGAAATTTTGGGATACATCGGTTCTCCCCAGGGGGCGGCGACCAATCGATCCTCTTCCGAGAAATAGGCATCGTGGTCGGTATGAGAGTGGACGATCGCCTTCACCTCCATCTGGTTTTTCTCGACCTCGTCGAATATTTTTTGCTGCTCTCTGGAATCAATCAAATAGGCGGTCTTAGAGGTGCGGGGGTAGGTTTCGGGATCTTTTTTGTGCATCTCGTCGTAAATGTTGTGCATCGGATGAAACTCGGTGACCGAATTTTGCCCCTTCGAACCGACGAGGAGGCCACACGCCTCGTAGGGATAGGCTTTTACAGCGTACGAGATCATTCTTTCGAGAATTTCAGAGCAGATGGTTAACATTTAGGCACGAAAATCCTTTTCCCATTCCAGCATCGTAAAATACCTGTCTCCATGATCAGGAAATATTGTCACAATCACCCCTTCTTTGATCTTCAGAGCGATCTGAATCGCTCCAAGTATCGCGGCTCCAGAGGAATGCCCGACAATCAACCCTTCTTCACGGGCCAGTCGCTCCGCCATGTCATAGGCTGGTTCGGTCTCCATCGGGATTTTACCGTCGAGTTCTTCTTCCTTATAGATGCCGGGTCGAATCGAAGAGGCCATATGTTTTAACCCCTCAAGCCCATGGAGTGCATTCTCAGGTTCGATAGCGATCACCTGGATCTTTCTGTTGTGGTCTTTCAATCGGCGTCCTGTCCCCATAATAGTCCCGCCGGTCCCGATACCGGCGAGAAAATGAGTCACCTTCCCATCGGTTTGTCGCCAGATCTCTTCGCCAGTTGTATCGTAGTGGGCCTTTGGGTTGAACTCATTATTATATTGATCCGGCATGAAATATTTCCCTGGATATTTCTTGAAGAGCTCTCGGGCGATCCGGATCGCTCCATCGGACCCCTCCATTGGTGAGGAGTAAATTATCTTTGCCCCAAATCGATTGATAATCTGTTTCCTTTGTTTGCTGACATTTTCGGGCATGACCAGTTCACATGGGAGATCGAGGGCGGCACTGATCATCGCATAGGCAACGCCGGTATTTCCGGAGGTCGAGTCAAGAATCACCTTGTCATGGGTCAGTTTTCCGGAGCGGAGCCCTTCCTGGATCATCCGATAGGCCGGACGATCTTTTACAGACCCACCCGGATTGAAGTATTCGATCTTCGCAAAAATTTTAACCTTGCCGGATTTCACTTGAGGTACGTGGTTTGCCACCTCGCGAATCCGGACCAGAGGGGTGTTGCCGATTTTGTCGAGGATGGAGGAAATGAGCATTATTCAATGACGTTAATTTCTATCGGTTCGACTTTGACCCCCCGTTTCCGGAAAAACTCGAAGGCCTGATTTAACTTGTCTTCTGTCCCTTCGAGTTCCAGAGAGATCAATCCGACATGTTCGTCGACGCTGGCGGAGCGGATATTGAACCTGACCCTGTATTTTTCGTACATATCACAGATGATCGCCTCTTTTGTCCTGGGACCCGGGAAGGTGAGATAGACCTTCCGGCGGATGGTTTTGGATTTTTTCATGAGCCCCCCTTTACTTCATTAATCTATCAAACTCCTCCAACTTCGCATCAATAATATCCGGTGCTCTCAAATGATCCCGGACCGCCTCCTGGGTTTTCAGCCCATTTCCGGTAATCAAGATAACGACTGATTCGTCTTCCTTGATCCTTCCTTGTTTAACCAGTTTTCGTGTGACACCCAGGGTGACGCCCCCCGCTGTCTCCGTAAAAATCCCTTCTGTCTCTGCGAGGAGCTTCATCGAATCAATAATATCCTCATCACTCACATCATCGCTCCAACCGCCGGATTTTCGGATTGCCTGCATCGCGTAAAAACCATCTGCCGGGTTTCCGATCGCGAGCGATTTTGCGACGGTGTGTGGTTTGACCGGTTTGAAAAGGTCCCATCCCTCTTTGAGGGCTGCCGAGATCGGTGAGCATCCGGTCGCCTGGGCCCCATGCACCTTGCATTTTTTCGTCTGGATCAGATCCAGATTGTAGAATTCCTCGATCGACTTGCTAACCTTCGTTAGCAGAGAACCGCTCGCCATCGGGACGACAACATGACGGGGGAGTTTCCAGCCCAGTTGTTCCATGGTTTCAAAAAAAATTG
It encodes:
- a CDS encoding MoaD/ThiS family protein, with protein sequence MSIKIRIPTPLQKITKNQSEVSAKGSSVKEILADLERQFPGLKERLYDEKGSLRRFINFYVNNEDIRFLKGETTAVKDGDEISIVPAIAGGK
- a CDS encoding M67 family metallopeptidase, yielding MLTICSEILERMISYAVKAYPYEACGLLVGSKGQNSVTEFHPMHNIYDEMHKKDPETYPRTSKTAYLIDSREQQKIFDEVEKNQMEVKAIVHSHTDHDAYFSEEDRLVAAPWGEPMYPKISYIVISIWDGKFKEANEYYWDDKKKEFVLNKVS
- a CDS encoding pyridoxal-phosphate dependent enzyme — protein: MLISSILDKIGNTPLVRIREVANHVPQVKSGKVKIFAKIEYFNPGGSVKDRPAYRMIQEGLRSGKLTHDKVILDSTSGNTGVAYAMISAALDLPCELVMPENVSKQRKQIINRFGAKIIYSSPMEGSDGAIRIARELFKKYPGKYFMPDQYNNEFNPKAHYDTTGEEIWRQTDGKVTHFLAGIGTGGTIMGTGRRLKDHNRKIQVIAIEPENALHGLEGLKHMASSIRPGIYKEEELDGKIPMETEPAYDMAERLAREEGLIVGHSSGAAILGAIQIALKIKEGVIVTIFPDHGDRYFTMLEWEKDFRA
- a CDS encoding FeS-binding protein yields the protein MKKSKTIRRKVYLTFPGPRTKEAIICDMYEKYRVRFNIRSASVDEHVGLISLELEGTEDKLNQAFEFFRKRGVKVEPIEINVIE